Proteins from a genomic interval of Nocardia sp. BMG51109:
- a CDS encoding nucleoside hydrolase, protein MDDLELARRALLDTPLIVSTDIGGDPDDMLALILLTLLEPRLELVITSDEFADFRRAELARHLLKLLGRNDVRVVPGQVLGHSRYRAADGLAPSGIGIGAADLYQAVAAVCWNPHRTPVRYLGIGPMTDLAHLLTTDATQRNPLHLNQILRVWQMGGALNYRDPRRAEHNFRLDPPAVHEVMARARYVSLVMSDHTFTTAIDIDAHSPIYRLLVASEADKPWAGLVRLHLDQWFSEFYPASKMHDPLAMTAAIGMDCVSFERRQFHLAPDSRMSPGTDHVAWLSTGADYGRFVNWVLTTLRDRIPARPPMWTNTLGTLAEMVAGLRQLAETRSAAGTQPVHPHYTQFKAVEAQRDRAAPWRRIKDM, encoded by the coding sequence GTGGATGATCTCGAACTGGCACGACGCGCACTGCTGGACACGCCGCTGATCGTGTCGACCGACATCGGCGGCGACCCCGACGACATGCTCGCACTGATCCTGCTGACGCTACTCGAACCACGGCTGGAACTGGTCATCACCAGCGACGAGTTCGCCGATTTCCGCCGAGCCGAACTCGCACGCCATCTGCTGAAGCTGCTCGGCCGCAACGACGTACGAGTGGTTCCGGGGCAAGTACTCGGGCACAGCCGCTACCGGGCCGCGGACGGCCTGGCCCCATCCGGCATCGGAATCGGAGCGGCCGATCTGTATCAGGCCGTTGCGGCGGTGTGCTGGAACCCGCACCGCACTCCGGTGCGATATCTGGGCATCGGCCCGATGACCGACCTGGCCCACCTGCTGACAACCGATGCAACCCAACGTAATCCGCTGCACCTGAACCAGATCCTGCGCGTGTGGCAGATGGGCGGCGCACTCAACTACCGCGACCCACGCCGGGCAGAACACAACTTCCGGCTCGACCCACCGGCAGTGCATGAGGTCATGGCGCGCGCCCGCTACGTGTCACTGGTGATGTCCGACCACACCTTCACCACAGCCATCGACATCGACGCACACAGCCCGATATACCGACTGCTCGTTGCATCCGAGGCCGACAAACCGTGGGCAGGCCTCGTCCGGCTGCATCTAGATCAATGGTTCTCGGAGTTTTACCCGGCCAGCAAAATGCACGACCCGCTGGCGATGACGGCAGCCATCGGGATGGACTGCGTCAGCTTCGAACGCCGGCAGTTCCATCTGGCGCCGGACTCCCGAATGTCCCCTGGCACTGATCATGTCGCGTGGCTGTCGACCGGCGCCGACTACGGACGATTCGTCAACTGGGTCCTGACCACTCTGCGCGACCGAATACCAGCTCGACCACCGATGTGGACCAACACGCTCGGCACTCTCGCCGAGATGGTCGCCGGGTTGCGCCAACTCGCCGAAACGCGAAGCGCTGCCGGAACCCAACCAGTTCATCCGCATTACACCCAATTCAAAGCTGTTGAGGCTCAACGTGACCGAGCTGCCCCCTGGCGAAGAATTAAGGATATGTGA
- a CDS encoding IS110 family transposase, with the protein MDPHKRSVTIEVIDRHEKVLTIGRYGTDSAGFCEMLTAVEGFEGRVWAIEGCNGIGRHLAHRLVSDGETVIDVPAKLSARVRVFATGNGRKTDPVDAHSVAVAALRAPNLRRVQADPQLEALGMLVDRRDELGRVRTELINRIHRMLLELVPGGAKRWLSARQARAMVAGVAPAGPAVRMRLRVVGELIDDLEIVDARIKTANKELRQQVAATGSTLMELPGIGPAGAARLLADVGDIRRFATRDRFASWNGTAPLDASSGDQTRHRLSRAGNRKINRALHIMAVVQQGGYGGGRDYVKKRKADGKTQKEALRALKRRLSNTVYTRMLADQRRREEASPGGQSGATTDSCATGSTPYTGPSDRPLPGPAIHQPNELQTAP; encoded by the coding sequence ATGGACCCGCACAAACGCTCGGTCACCATCGAAGTCATCGACCGCCACGAGAAGGTCCTCACGATCGGCCGCTACGGCACAGACAGTGCCGGCTTCTGCGAAATGCTCACTGCTGTCGAGGGTTTCGAGGGTCGTGTGTGGGCGATCGAGGGCTGCAACGGTATCGGGCGCCACCTGGCGCACCGGCTGGTCAGCGACGGCGAGACCGTGATCGATGTGCCAGCGAAACTCTCGGCGCGGGTGCGGGTGTTCGCCACCGGCAACGGCCGCAAGACCGATCCCGTGGATGCGCATTCGGTCGCGGTGGCGGCGTTACGGGCCCCGAACCTGCGCCGGGTGCAGGCCGATCCACAGCTGGAGGCACTCGGGATGCTGGTCGATCGGCGCGACGAACTCGGCCGGGTCCGCACCGAGCTGATCAACCGGATCCACCGGATGCTGCTCGAGCTGGTGCCCGGTGGTGCCAAGCGCTGGCTGTCGGCCCGCCAGGCTCGTGCCATGGTCGCAGGGGTCGCCCCGGCCGGGCCCGCGGTGCGGATGCGGCTGCGCGTGGTGGGCGAGCTGATCGACGACCTCGAGATCGTCGACGCTCGGATCAAGACTGCGAACAAAGAACTGCGGCAGCAGGTTGCCGCGACCGGGTCCACCCTGATGGAACTGCCCGGCATCGGACCTGCCGGCGCGGCCCGGCTACTCGCCGATGTCGGGGATATCCGCCGGTTCGCTACCCGAGACCGGTTCGCGTCCTGGAACGGCACCGCGCCCTTGGATGCGTCCTCGGGAGATCAGACGAGGCACCGGCTCTCCCGTGCCGGAAACCGTAAGATCAACCGGGCGCTGCACATCATGGCCGTGGTTCAACAGGGCGGCTACGGCGGCGGTCGCGACTACGTCAAGAAACGTAAAGCCGACGGCAAGACCCAGAAGGAAGCCCTGCGCGCCCTGAAACGACGCCTGTCCAACACCGTTTACACCCGCATGCTCGCCGACCAGCGCCGACGCGAGGAGGCAAGCCCGGGAGGGCAATCGGGGGCGACTACTGACTCCTGCGCGACCGGCTCGACCCCGTACACCGGTCCTTCGGATAGGCCACTGCCCGGACCTGCCATCCACCAGCCTAACGAATTACAAACTGCCCCTTGA
- a CDS encoding MFS transporter has product MAARIDSTGGVKEGRPGPAASGGLLSGGLPVLLVVTFLAFVDYAALLSVVPLWAAEGGAAGAGVGATTGVMMAATVATQLAAPWLFRIFPLRTMLVVGAVLLGGPTPLYVLSADIAPIMAITVVRGVGFACVVMAGATFVADLAADGRLASSASLYGVAAALPNLGALAGGVWAARTWGFAPVFWGSAAACLAGALLALLLPEANRGTFRLASTADVRSIAVPIVLFVLTAGSFGAATTFLPVALPDAGTASWALLAASVALVAARLGAGAVGDRRGAGRLLPAAMLCCAAGLVLTAVSLTGIPYLVVVGAALLGAGFGACQNDSFVLTIQRLGAGRSGTASTIWNIAYDGGLGLGAVVVGWFVGSAGYAGAFLGAGIGVAVVSLLLFRHWGSRPEARRNGGPQSEMSTERLRGPE; this is encoded by the coding sequence ATGGCGGCGAGGATCGACTCGACCGGTGGTGTGAAGGAAGGGCGGCCAGGTCCGGCCGCCTCCGGCGGGTTGTTGTCGGGTGGTCTTCCGGTGCTGCTGGTGGTGACGTTTCTCGCGTTCGTCGACTACGCCGCGCTGCTGTCGGTCGTTCCGCTGTGGGCGGCCGAGGGTGGCGCCGCCGGCGCCGGCGTGGGGGCGACGACGGGCGTCATGATGGCGGCCACCGTGGCCACCCAGCTGGCCGCGCCCTGGTTGTTCCGGATCTTCCCGCTGCGGACGATGCTGGTGGTCGGCGCGGTGCTGCTCGGGGGACCGACGCCGCTGTACGTGCTGTCCGCGGACATCGCACCGATCATGGCGATCACGGTGGTGCGCGGCGTCGGGTTCGCGTGTGTGGTCATGGCCGGGGCGACGTTCGTCGCCGACCTGGCCGCCGACGGGAGGCTGGCCTCGTCGGCGTCGCTGTACGGCGTGGCCGCCGCCCTGCCGAATCTCGGTGCACTCGCCGGCGGCGTATGGGCCGCGCGGACTTGGGGTTTCGCGCCGGTGTTCTGGGGTTCGGCGGCGGCGTGCCTGGCCGGTGCGCTCCTGGCGCTGCTGCTGCCGGAGGCGAATCGGGGGACGTTCCGTCTCGCGTCGACGGCCGACGTGCGCTCCATCGCGGTGCCGATCGTGCTGTTCGTGCTGACGGCCGGGTCGTTCGGTGCGGCGACCACGTTTCTGCCGGTGGCGCTGCCGGACGCCGGGACGGCGTCGTGGGCGCTGCTCGCGGCATCGGTCGCGCTGGTCGCGGCGCGGCTCGGCGCCGGAGCGGTGGGTGATCGTCGCGGCGCGGGCAGGCTGTTGCCCGCCGCCATGCTGTGCTGTGCGGCCGGTCTGGTGCTGACCGCGGTCTCGCTGACCGGGATCCCGTATCTCGTGGTCGTCGGGGCCGCGCTGCTGGGCGCGGGTTTCGGTGCGTGCCAGAACGATTCGTTCGTGCTGACCATCCAGCGCCTCGGCGCGGGGCGGAGCGGCACGGCGAGCACGATCTGGAACATCGCCTACGACGGCGGTCTGGGACTCGGGGCCGTCGTGGTCGGGTGGTTCGTCGGCAGCGCCGGCTATGCCGGGGCGTTCCTCGGCGCGGGTATCGGCGTGGCCGTCGTCTCGCTACTGCTGTTCCGGCACTGGGGATCTCGGCCGGAAGCGCGCCGGAACGGCGGGCCGCAGTCCGAAATGTCGACGGAACGTCTCCGCGGTCCGGAATAG
- a CDS encoding LysR family transcriptional regulator codes for MDTRFLRSFLTVAQRGSFTEAAAELGYTQSTVTGHMQKLERELGGRLLDRLPSGVLVTELGARLIEHAEAVLAAEDRLRSLSRERTDRPAGTVRLIAPESLCTYRLPAVIGAVRAAEPDVQVRLGPGGLGDALDAVRRGTADLALTMEPRTPATDLTLERLGTEPLLILDRGAPTGIPMTWADLAERDALLIEEGCGYSDDVADHLAATGTATGRRSRFGTIEAIKRCVAVGLGWTVLPAVSAESEIGSGTLSVVDGPALPDCEIRVATHPRRHHSPALEVVLAELRRTWSR; via the coding sequence GTGGACACCAGATTCCTGCGCAGCTTTCTCACGGTCGCCCAGCGCGGCAGCTTCACCGAGGCGGCCGCCGAACTCGGCTACACCCAATCGACGGTGACCGGCCACATGCAGAAGCTCGAACGAGAACTCGGCGGCCGGCTGCTGGACCGGCTCCCCTCCGGCGTCCTGGTCACCGAACTCGGCGCACGTCTCATCGAACACGCGGAGGCCGTACTCGCCGCCGAGGACCGCCTCCGGTCGCTCTCGCGCGAACGGACCGACCGGCCCGCCGGCACGGTGCGGCTGATCGCTCCGGAGTCGCTGTGCACATACCGTTTACCGGCCGTCATCGGCGCCGTGCGCGCCGCGGAACCCGATGTGCAGGTCCGGCTCGGCCCGGGCGGTCTCGGCGACGCCCTGGACGCGGTACGCCGCGGCACGGCCGATCTGGCGCTCACCATGGAACCCCGGACCCCGGCCACCGATCTCACCCTGGAGCGGCTCGGCACCGAACCGCTGCTCATCCTCGACCGCGGCGCACCGACCGGAATCCCCATGACCTGGGCCGATCTGGCCGAGCGCGACGCCCTGCTGATCGAGGAGGGCTGCGGCTACAGCGACGACGTCGCCGACCACCTCGCGGCGACGGGCACGGCCACCGGGCGCCGATCCCGGTTCGGGACCATCGAGGCCATCAAGCGCTGCGTCGCCGTGGGGCTGGGCTGGACGGTGCTCCCGGCCGTCAGCGCCGAATCCGAGATCGGCTCCGGCACGTTGAGCGTCGTCGACGGTCCGGCCCTCCCGGACTGCGAGATCCGGGTGGCCACGCATCCGCGCCGCCACCACAGCCCGGCACTCGAGGTCGTGCTCGCCGAACTCCGGCGCACCTGGAGCCGATGA
- a CDS encoding class I SAM-dependent methyltransferase has translation MTEKPGNGGSGPEGDVRAHPEQAFGEDPLLVRDTDHYTDEYVKGFVEKWDDLIDWKKRYESEGRFFIDLLKSRGVKSVLDVATGTGFHSVRLIEEGFDTVSADGSPEMLVKAFENGQTYGGHVLRVVHADWRWLNRDVHGEFDAVICLGNSFTHLFSERDRRKALAEFYAVLKHDGILILDQRNYDSILDNGFSSKHTYYYCGEEVSAEPEYVDEGLARFRYSFPDKSEYHLNMYPLRKDYTRRLLREVGFQRVETYGDFQDTFSADEPDFLIHVAEKNYSPSIDPASGYSTAVNVARDYYNSQDADNFYFNIWGGEDIHVGLYDTPDEAIAPASHRTVERMASKVQLSKDSTVLDVGSGYGGAARHLARTYGCKVTCLNLSEVENNRNREMNEQQGLADLIEVVDGSFEDLPFEDKQFTVVWSQDAFLHSGDRVRVLQEIVRVLKPRGEIVFTDPMAADTAEKASLKPILDRLHLDSMASPAYYRRELNRLGVSSIDFEDHTPQLPTHYGRVLEETERRTAEIAGAVSDEYLGRMKVGLQHWVDGGNTGSLAWGIFHVRA, from the coding sequence ATGACCGAGAAACCCGGTAACGGCGGCTCCGGCCCCGAGGGAGATGTCCGAGCTCATCCGGAACAGGCGTTCGGAGAAGACCCGTTGCTCGTCCGAGACACGGATCATTACACGGACGAGTACGTCAAAGGGTTCGTTGAGAAGTGGGACGACCTGATCGACTGGAAGAAGCGGTACGAGAGCGAAGGCCGGTTCTTCATCGATCTGCTCAAATCCCGTGGTGTGAAGTCCGTTCTGGACGTCGCGACGGGTACGGGGTTCCACTCGGTGCGGTTGATCGAGGAGGGCTTCGACACGGTCAGCGCGGACGGCAGTCCGGAGATGCTGGTCAAGGCCTTCGAGAACGGGCAGACCTACGGTGGTCACGTCCTGCGGGTCGTGCACGCCGACTGGCGCTGGCTCAACCGCGACGTGCACGGTGAGTTCGATGCGGTGATCTGCCTCGGCAACTCGTTCACCCACCTGTTCTCCGAGCGGGACCGCCGCAAGGCCCTCGCGGAGTTCTACGCGGTGCTGAAGCACGACGGCATCCTGATCCTGGATCAGCGCAACTACGACTCGATCCTGGACAACGGGTTCTCCAGTAAGCACACCTACTACTACTGCGGTGAGGAGGTCAGCGCCGAGCCGGAGTACGTGGACGAGGGGTTGGCGCGGTTCCGGTACAGCTTCCCGGACAAGTCGGAATACCACCTGAACATGTATCCGTTGCGCAAGGACTACACCCGCAGGCTGCTGCGGGAGGTAGGTTTCCAGCGTGTCGAGACATACGGTGACTTCCAGGACACCTTCTCCGCGGACGAGCCGGACTTCCTGATCCACGTGGCGGAGAAGAACTACTCGCCGAGCATCGATCCGGCTTCGGGCTACTCCACCGCCGTGAACGTCGCGCGGGATTACTACAACTCGCAGGACGCGGACAACTTCTACTTCAACATCTGGGGTGGCGAGGACATCCACGTCGGCCTGTACGACACGCCCGACGAGGCGATCGCGCCGGCGAGCCACCGCACCGTGGAGCGGATGGCGAGCAAGGTGCAACTGTCCAAGGACAGCACCGTGCTCGACGTCGGGTCCGGTTACGGCGGCGCGGCGCGGCATCTCGCCCGGACCTACGGCTGCAAGGTGACCTGTCTCAACCTCAGCGAGGTGGAGAACAACCGCAACCGGGAGATGAACGAGCAGCAGGGCCTCGCCGACCTGATCGAGGTGGTGGACGGTTCGTTCGAGGATCTGCCGTTCGAGGACAAGCAGTTCACGGTCGTCTGGTCGCAGGACGCGTTCCTGCACAGCGGCGACCGGGTGCGGGTGCTGCAGGAGATCGTCCGGGTGCTCAAGCCGCGCGGTGAGATCGTCTTCACCGACCCGATGGCGGCGGACACGGCCGAGAAGGCGTCGCTCAAGCCGATCCTCGACCGGCTGCACCTGGATTCGATGGCCTCGCCGGCGTACTACCGGCGCGAGCTGAACCGGCTGGGTGTCTCCTCGATCGACTTCGAGGACCACACCCCGCAGCTGCCGACCCATTACGGCCGGGTGCTCGAGGAGACGGAGCGGCGGACGGCGGAGATCGCCGGCGCCGTCAGCGACGAGTACCTCGGCCGCATGAAGGTGGGCCTGCAGCACTGGGTGGACGGTGGCAACACCGGCAGCCTCGCGTGGGGCATCTTCCACGTGCGCGCCTAG
- a CDS encoding NtaA/DmoA family FMN-dependent monooxygenase (This protein belongs to a clade of FMN-dependent monooxygenases, within a broader family of flavin-dependent oxidoreductases, the luciferase-like monooxygenase (LMM) family, some of whose members use coenzyme F420 rather than FMN.) — translation MSTPRKQVILGAYLGGVNHHTAWWHPDAGSQIDFGAFEHTARTAERGKFDFFFLAEGLILRERAGKIFDQDIIGRPDTFTVLASLAAVTEHLGLAGTINTTFNEPYELARQFASLDHLSGGRAAWNVVTSFDAFTGQNFRRGGYLDPADRYERAEETLNAVRALWDSWHAEDLAADKASGQFLARPDAGEFSFRGSQFDIAGRFTVPRSPQGRPVVLQAGVSPRGRAFAAANADAIFSPYGSLPEAANFYRDIKSRAVEAGRGADDIKILPSASFVLGDTEAEAIEKYHVLRDEQVTGQTALILLEQIWNRDLSGYDPEGPVPAIDPDPDGPPIIQGRAFVHQDRFATAERLRQVAEAKKLTLREVVADQFERGPLVGTPAQVAEQIDTFVQSDGSDGFILGSHLVPWGLDEFVDRVVPLLQDRGALRTHYTGTTLRDNLGLPNVRFDTKFSADV, via the coding sequence ATGAGCACTCCCCGTAAACAGGTCATCCTCGGCGCCTACCTCGGTGGCGTCAACCATCACACCGCCTGGTGGCACCCGGACGCGGGCAGCCAGATCGATTTCGGCGCTTTCGAACACACCGCGCGCACCGCCGAACGCGGCAAGTTCGATTTCTTCTTCCTCGCCGAGGGCCTGATCCTGCGCGAGCGCGCCGGCAAGATCTTCGACCAGGACATCATCGGCAGGCCCGACACCTTCACCGTGCTGGCCTCGCTGGCCGCGGTCACCGAGCATCTGGGGCTGGCGGGCACGATCAACACCACCTTCAACGAGCCTTATGAACTGGCCCGGCAATTCGCGAGCCTGGACCACCTGTCCGGCGGCCGCGCGGCCTGGAACGTGGTCACCTCCTTCGACGCCTTCACCGGCCAGAACTTCCGGCGCGGTGGCTATCTCGATCCGGCCGACCGCTACGAGCGGGCCGAGGAGACGCTGAATGCCGTTCGCGCGCTGTGGGATTCGTGGCACGCCGAGGACCTCGCGGCCGATAAGGCGTCCGGGCAGTTCCTGGCCCGTCCGGATGCCGGGGAATTCTCCTTCCGCGGTAGTCAATTCGACATCGCGGGCCGCTTCACCGTGCCGCGCAGCCCGCAGGGCCGGCCGGTGGTCCTGCAGGCCGGTGTCTCCCCGCGGGGACGCGCCTTCGCCGCCGCCAACGCCGATGCCATCTTCTCGCCGTACGGTTCGCTGCCGGAGGCCGCGAACTTCTACCGCGACATCAAGTCTCGGGCGGTCGAGGCGGGCCGCGGTGCCGACGACATCAAGATCCTGCCGTCGGCCAGTTTCGTGCTCGGCGACACCGAGGCCGAGGCGATCGAGAAGTATCACGTCCTGCGCGACGAACAGGTCACCGGACAGACCGCGCTGATCCTGCTGGAGCAGATCTGGAACCGCGACCTGTCCGGCTACGACCCGGAAGGGCCGGTGCCGGCGATCGACCCCGATCCCGACGGCCCGCCGATCATCCAGGGCCGCGCCTTCGTGCATCAGGACCGCTTCGCGACCGCGGAGCGGCTGCGCCAGGTCGCCGAGGCGAAGAAACTCACCCTGCGCGAGGTCGTGGCGGATCAGTTCGAACGCGGCCCGCTGGTCGGCACACCCGCTCAGGTCGCCGAGCAGATCGACACCTTCGTGCAGAGCGACGGCTCCGACGGCTTCATCCTCGGATCGCACCTGGTGCCCTGGGGGCTGGACGAATTCGTCGACCGCGTCGTCCCGCTGTTGCAGGACCGCGGTGCGCTGCGAACGCATTACACCGGAACGACCCTGCGCGACAACCTGGGCCTGCCGAATGTGCGGTTCGACACAAAATTCTCGGCCGACGTATGA
- a CDS encoding LLM class flavin-dependent oxidoreductase, giving the protein MTSTPLHLGIALDGAGWHPAAWREPNSRPADLFAPGYWTDLVADAQRGLLDYVSIDDSLAVPGVRSDPPGAVDRVRARLDAHLIAARVAPVTRHIGLIPTVTTTHTEPFHVSKSIATLDYTSRGRAGWQVRISGTAAEAGHFGRREIREATAAQVASREFPEQVYELFEEAADAVEVARRLWDSWEDDAEIRDVATRRFIDRNKLHYIDFQGRFFSVRGPSITPRPPQGQPVVTALAHAPLVYEFAARAADLVFVTPGRAAGPEPILEQVASAAARVGRAGEPLRVHADLVVFLDTDRETASQRLARLNESAEFLSDAAIFAGSAADLADLLIDWSDRGIDGFRLRPGVAVDDLAAIVDRLVPALQRRGVFRTAYPDTSLRGLLGLPTTVPNRYATV; this is encoded by the coding sequence ATGACATCTACTCCACTGCATCTCGGCATCGCGCTGGACGGGGCGGGATGGCATCCGGCCGCGTGGCGTGAGCCGAATTCGCGGCCCGCCGACCTGTTCGCACCCGGATACTGGACCGATCTGGTCGCCGACGCACAGCGCGGGCTGCTCGATTACGTCAGCATCGATGACAGCCTGGCCGTTCCGGGCGTGCGATCCGATCCGCCCGGCGCCGTCGACCGGGTGCGGGCCCGGCTCGACGCCCACCTGATCGCCGCGCGGGTCGCGCCGGTCACCCGGCACATCGGGCTGATACCGACGGTGACCACCACCCATACCGAACCGTTCCACGTCTCCAAGTCGATCGCGACGCTCGACTACACCTCGCGCGGCCGGGCGGGCTGGCAGGTGCGGATATCCGGAACGGCCGCGGAGGCAGGGCATTTCGGCCGCCGGGAGATCCGCGAGGCCACGGCCGCACAGGTCGCGTCGCGCGAATTCCCCGAGCAGGTGTACGAGCTGTTCGAGGAGGCCGCCGACGCCGTCGAGGTGGCGCGGCGGCTGTGGGACAGCTGGGAGGACGACGCCGAGATCCGCGACGTCGCCACCCGCCGCTTCATCGACCGGAACAAGCTGCACTACATCGACTTCCAGGGCCGTTTCTTCAGCGTCCGCGGCCCGTCCATCACGCCGCGCCCGCCGCAGGGACAGCCGGTGGTGACCGCGCTGGCGCACGCCCCGCTGGTCTACGAGTTCGCGGCCCGCGCAGCGGATCTGGTCTTCGTCACACCGGGCCGTGCGGCCGGGCCGGAGCCGATCCTGGAGCAGGTCGCGTCCGCGGCGGCACGGGTGGGGCGCGCCGGGGAGCCGTTGCGGGTGCACGCCGACCTCGTCGTGTTCCTCGATACCGATCGGGAGACCGCGTCGCAGCGCCTGGCCAGACTGAACGAGAGTGCCGAATTCCTCTCCGACGCGGCGATTTTCGCCGGAAGCGCCGCCGACTTAGCCGACCTGCTCATCGATTGGAGCGACCGGGGCATCGACGGATTCCGGTTGCGGCCCGGCGTCGCGGTCGACGATCTCGCCGCGATCGTCGATCGTCTGGTGCCTGCCCTGCAACGCCGCGGCGTGTTCCGCACCGCCTACCCCGATACATCGCTGCGCGGGCTGCTCGGCCTGCCCACCACCGTCCCCAACCGCTACGCGACCGTCTGA